From one Planktothrix agardhii NIES-204 genomic stretch:
- a CDS encoding hypothetical protein (conserved hypothetical protein) — protein sequence MEAITIKVDNEVAKLYQEADSNKQEKAIWVCSLILKELLKPSDFDEIVKQVREEAKVNGLTPEILAELLEDE from the coding sequence ATGGAAGCAATTACGATTAAAGTTGATAATGAAGTAGCGAAGCTTTACCAGGAAGCGGATAGTAATAAACAAGAAAAAGCAATTTGGGTTTGTAGTCTGATTCTGAAAGAATTATTAAAGCCATCTGATTTTGATGAGATTGTTAAACAAGTGAGAGAAGAAGCTAAAGTTAACGGTTTAACTCCCGAAATTTTAGCCGAGTTATTAGAAGATGAATAA
- a CDS encoding 3-isopropylmalate dehydratase, small subunit: MSKIKSISGKGIPLVGNDIDTDRIIPARFLRCVTFDGLGEQVFADDRQQMQGKHTFDLPEYQGANLLVVNANFGCGSSREHAPQAINKWGIQGIIGESFAEIFLGNCVSIGIPCVTAEPEDIKTIQEALKVNPKVAINLDLESMKVHCGDLTIDVNMNAGSRQSFITGMWDSCGQLIANVAEIRETATKLPYLNWVS; encoded by the coding sequence ATGAGCAAAATTAAAAGTATTTCAGGAAAAGGGATTCCTTTAGTTGGGAATGATATTGATACCGATCGGATTATTCCAGCGCGGTTTTTACGGTGTGTTACCTTTGATGGATTAGGGGAACAGGTCTTTGCCGATGATCGCCAACAAATGCAGGGAAAACATACCTTTGATTTACCCGAATATCAAGGAGCCAATCTATTAGTTGTTAATGCGAATTTCGGTTGTGGTTCATCCCGAGAACACGCGCCACAAGCTATCAATAAATGGGGGATTCAAGGGATTATTGGTGAAAGTTTTGCCGAGATATTCTTGGGCAATTGTGTCTCAATTGGGATTCCCTGTGTCACCGCAGAACCAGAGGATATCAAGACGATTCAAGAGGCGTTAAAAGTTAATCCTAAAGTGGCTATTAACCTAGATTTAGAATCAATGAAAGTCCATTGTGGAGATTTAACTATTGATGTAAATATGAATGCAGGTTCTCGTCAATCTTTTATCACCGGAATGTGGGATAGTTGCGGACAGTTAATTGCGAATGTTGCGGAAATTCGAGAAACAGCTACAAAATTACCCTATCTGAATTGGGTCAGTTAA
- a CDS encoding putative kinase: MICHFLVGIPGSGKSTVAQQLADLTQGLIISTDRIREQLYGDEIIQGNWLEIERKVLQEMEQAIASSQPIIYDATNAYRPWRLDILEKIALIYSEIPRYWVAWVLETPIETCKLRNQNRQRQVPESVIEQMGKAIADFPPTTSEGFIKVYSLKPDYFDLKTLVNNLII; encoded by the coding sequence ATGATTTGTCATTTTCTGGTCGGTATTCCGGGTTCGGGAAAGTCAACTGTTGCTCAACAGCTTGCGGATCTCACCCAGGGTTTAATTATTTCGACGGATCGGATTCGGGAACAACTTTATGGGGATGAAATTATTCAGGGGAATTGGTTAGAAATTGAACGAAAAGTATTGCAAGAAATGGAACAAGCGATCGCATCTTCTCAACCAATTATTTATGATGCGACTAATGCTTATCGACCTTGGCGACTGGATATATTAGAAAAAATCGCTCTAATTTATTCAGAAATCCCTCGATATTGGGTTGCTTGGGTATTAGAAACTCCGATAGAAACTTGCAAGCTGCGGAATCAAAATCGCCAACGTCAAGTTCCTGAATCTGTGATTGAACAAATGGGAAAAGCGATCGCAGATTTTCCTCCCACTACCTCAGAAGGATTTATCAAAGTTTATAGTTTAAAACCCGACTATTTCGACTTAAAAACCCTAGTTAACAATCTAATAATTTAA
- a CDS encoding hypothetical protein (protein of unknown function DUF29) codes for MEELLTIKELLHQGNITEALLIVEELEEMSKSDKLNKIFSYGIILLLHLIKQSAENRTTRFWNLSIRNSVKQIQRTNSREKAKGTYMTDTELVTTLEDAYDLALEKAALEAFEGKYEAEGLSQLVQREEIIKKEMNLILERE; via the coding sequence ATGGAAGAATTACTTACCATCAAAGAACTCCTGCACCAAGGCAATATAACAGAAGCTTTGTTAATTGTAGAAGAATTAGAAGAAATGAGCAAATCTGATAAACTGAATAAAATATTTAGCTATGGGATTATTTTGCTTCTGCACCTGATTAAGCAATCTGCTGAAAACCGCACAACTAGGTTTTGGAATCTTTCTATTCGCAATTCTGTCAAGCAAATTCAACGCACTAATTCTCGTGAAAAAGCAAAAGGAACCTATATGACTGATACAGAATTAGTAACAACCCTGGAAGATGCTTATGATTTGGCATTGGAAAAAGCAGCACTCGAAGCTTTTGAAGGTAAATATGAAGCAGAAGGATTAAGTCAATTAGTCCAACGAGAGGAGATTATAAAAAAGGAAATGAATTTAATCTTGGAACGAGAATAG
- the leuC gene encoding 3-isopropylmalate dehydratase large subunit: MSERTLFDKVWELHTVGTLSSGQTQLFIGLHLIHEVTSPQAFAMLRDRHLKVLYPERTVATVDHIVPTDNQARPFVDTLAEEMMQSLEQSCKTHNIRFYNIGSGNQGIVHVIAPEQGLTQPGMTIACGDSHTSTHGAFGAIAFGIGTSQVRDVLASQTLALEKLKVRRIEVNGELAPGVYAKDVVLHIIRTLGVKGGVGYAYEFAGSTLEGMSMEERMTICNMSIEGGARCGYVNPDQVTYDYLQGRDFAPKGEDWEKAVAGWNNIRSSTDAVYDDVVKFNAAEIAPTVTWGITPGQGIAVNELIPTLEQITETDREVAKEAYQYMEFTPGTPIQGTKVDVCFIGSCTNGRLSDLREAAKFAQGRKVANGVKAFVVAGSERVKVAAEAEGLDKIFEAAGFEWREAGCSMCLAMNPDKLQGNQLSASSSNRNFKGRQGSAQGRTLLMSPVMVVAAAVNGVITDVREWL; encoded by the coding sequence ATGAGCGAAAGAACACTATTTGATAAAGTATGGGAGTTGCATACCGTTGGAACCCTATCATCAGGACAAACTCAACTTTTTATTGGTTTGCACCTGATTCATGAAGTCACCAGTCCCCAGGCGTTTGCCATGTTGCGCGATCGCCATCTCAAAGTCCTGTATCCTGAACGCACAGTCGCCACAGTAGATCATATCGTTCCTACGGATAACCAGGCTCGTCCATTTGTGGATACCTTAGCGGAAGAAATGATGCAGTCCCTAGAACAAAGCTGCAAAACACACAATATCCGTTTTTATAATATCGGTTCTGGGAATCAAGGGATTGTTCACGTGATCGCACCGGAACAGGGGTTAACTCAACCCGGGATGACCATTGCTTGCGGAGACTCCCACACCTCCACCCATGGGGCATTTGGAGCGATCGCCTTTGGCATCGGGACATCTCAAGTGCGGGATGTGCTGGCGTCTCAAACCCTAGCGTTAGAGAAACTGAAAGTGCGCCGGATTGAGGTAAATGGGGAACTAGCCCCTGGAGTATACGCAAAGGACGTGGTGCTCCATATTATCCGAACATTGGGGGTAAAAGGGGGCGTAGGTTACGCCTATGAATTCGCTGGAAGTACCCTTGAGGGGATGTCCATGGAAGAACGGATGACGATCTGTAATATGTCCATTGAAGGGGGTGCTCGATGTGGCTATGTGAATCCCGATCAGGTGACTTACGACTATTTACAAGGTCGGGATTTTGCCCCCAAAGGGGAGGACTGGGAAAAAGCGGTGGCTGGGTGGAATAATATCCGTAGTAGTACGGATGCAGTCTATGATGATGTAGTCAAATTTAATGCCGCCGAGATTGCTCCCACCGTAACTTGGGGGATTACCCCGGGACAGGGTATCGCCGTTAATGAGTTGATTCCGACTTTAGAGCAGATTACCGAAACTGATCGGGAAGTTGCAAAAGAAGCCTATCAATATATGGAGTTTACCCCCGGAACCCCAATTCAAGGGACAAAAGTAGACGTCTGCTTTATTGGTAGTTGTACCAATGGCCGCCTCAGTGACCTGCGCGAAGCTGCTAAATTTGCCCAGGGTCGGAAGGTCGCCAATGGGGTGAAAGCCTTTGTAGTTGCTGGTTCAGAACGGGTGAAGGTTGCAGCCGAAGCCGAAGGGCTCGATAAAATCTTTGAAGCGGCGGGGTTTGAATGGCGCGAAGCCGGGTGTTCGATGTGTTTGGCGATGAACCCCGATAAATTACAGGGAAATCAACTGAGTGCATCTTCCTCTAACCGCAACTTTAAAGGTCGTCAGGGTTCGGCCCAAGGACGCACATTGTTAATGAGTCCGGTAATGGTGGTGGCTGCTGCGGTCAACGGGGTAATTACGGATGTGCGGGAGTGGTTATGA